The sequence AGTTGTCGGTGATCCGAGACATGGCTGAACGACATGGGATTTCTCTGCACCAAATCGCATATATCGGGGATGACGTGAACGACATGGAGGCGCTGAACGCGGTGGGTTTTTCCGCCGCTCCCGCAGATGGTCTTCCTCAAGTTCGAAAGATCGTTGACTATGTTTGCCGACTAAAGGGTGGAGAGGGTGCGGTTCGAGAGCTCTCAGAAATGATCTTGCTCTCCCGCAGTGAGACCAAAGTCATTAGAAAGAGACGCTGAGAGGAAATTATGGCGCGCAAGTACTCATTGTATCCGGTGATCATGGCAGGAGGCAGTGGGACCAGATTTTGGCCGTTAAGTCGTCATCTATTTCCCAAGCAGCTCTTGCGGATCGGCGGGGAGCATACCTTGATTCAACAGACCATGCGGCGGGTCTTGGGATGCGCACCGGCTTCGAACGTCTTTATTTCGACGAATGCCGCCCAGGCGGATCTCATTCGTGCGCAGTTAGTCGATTGGAAGGAGGAGATCACAAATGGGTTCCTCCTGGAGCCGGAAGGACGAAATACCGCACCAGCCATTGCGCTTGCCGCCATTGAAGTATTGGTACGAGATCCAGACGGTCTGATGTTGGTAGTCCCAGCCGACCATGTGGTGACCGGACAACGGGATTTTCAAGCTGCGGTTGAGTTGGCTTCAGAATTGGCAGCCGGTGGATACTTAGTCACGTTTGGGATCAAGCCGATCCGGCCGGAAACGGGCTACGGCTATATAAAACCCAAGAGCACAGTGCTGCTCGGCAAGCGCGGAAAATTACGAGGGTACCCTGTCCAAAAATTCGTGGAGAAGCCTAATGTGGCGAAGGCCACCCAGTATCTGAAAGCGGGTCACTATTTTTGGAACAGCGGCATGTTTGTCTGGCGTGCAGCAACAATTTTGGAAGAGATCGGTATTCACCAGCCGGCCATTCTGGCTTCGATGGAGCGGATACGGGATCTCAAGAAGGATGGTGCGACTCAACAGGTGTTGGATGATGTGTATCGCCAAATCAAGCCGGTCTCTATCGATACCGGAGTGATGGAACGGTCATCGAAGGCCGCTGTCGTACCGGTGACGTTCAAGTGGTCGGATGTCGGAAGTTGGGGCAGTTTGGATGAAGTGGCAGAAAAAAATCGAGCTGGGAATATTATGACCGGGAGAGTCATTGATCTCGAAAGTAAACAGTCGATTGTCTATGCAGATCGGCGTGTCGTTGCCACGATCGGTCTGCAAGATATGGTGGTGGTAGACACTCCAG is a genomic window of Candidatus Nitrospira kreftii containing:
- a CDS encoding 2-keto-3-deoxy-D-glycero-D-galacto-9-phosphononon ic acid phosphatase; the protein is MGIKLLQKAGLVTAIVTQERTRLVARRAEKLAIPELHQGVMDKLSVIRDMAERHGISLHQIAYIGDDVNDMEALNAVGFSAAPADGLPQVRKIVDYVCRLKGGEGAVRELSEMILLSRSETKVIRKRR
- a CDS encoding mannose-1-phosphate guanyltransferase, whose translation is MARKYSLYPVIMAGGSGTRFWPLSRHLFPKQLLRIGGEHTLIQQTMRRVLGCAPASNVFISTNAAQADLIRAQLVDWKEEITNGFLLEPEGRNTAPAIALAAIEVLVRDPDGLMLVVPADHVVTGQRDFQAAVELASELAAGGYLVTFGIKPIRPETGYGYIKPKSTVLLGKRGKLRGYPVQKFVEKPNVAKATQYLKAGHYFWNSGMFVWRAATILEEIGIHQPAILASMERIRDLKKDGATQQVLDDVYRQIKPVSIDTGVMERSSKAAVVPVTFKWSDVGSWGSLDEVAEKNRAGNIMTGRVIDLESKQSIVYADRRVVATIGLQDMVVVDTPDATLVCPKSRAQDVKAIVDILKKQQAPEHLEHLTVQRPWGSYTVLEEGPGFKVKRVTVNPGGRLSLQMHHERSEHWVVIAGTARVTRDQEVFDLKVGESTGIPVKTKHRLENPGQETVHIIEVQNGPYLGEDDIVRFKDDYGRTVKG